The Chryseobacterium geocarposphaerae genome has a window encoding:
- a CDS encoding outer membrane beta-barrel protein has product MIKKMIMMGFVCLVSTSLYAQRKPLLNLQPKEDTEVSPIVKEKVDEYARKIDAIIKEEKKMMEAELLTLQAKNLDKVEFDKQKSVLADRFSEKIDQRIEELGFDLDGVIQKQVRYSLLNSDVTSNEELKEKLLKKFRPTKNFTGYISYGIMNLTNSEADNALDKNLGYAGNFEFGLKFNYQFSRTSPWGLISGIGFSWRTLSLDNNMFVAKDANSNIYLANYEKGLSKSKLRTGYIMVPLGIQYNFSKLKNAGMDIQYRDYQKGFKVGANVYGGVRMSTNNIMKGEGISDRDRSNYQVSPFIYGGQFTVSYNDFSIFVKKDFGNFFKNGNFENDKALVFGAALWW; this is encoded by the coding sequence AATCTTCAGCCGAAAGAAGATACAGAAGTAAGTCCTATTGTAAAGGAAAAAGTGGATGAATATGCCAGAAAGATTGATGCGATTATTAAGGAAGAAAAGAAAATGATGGAAGCGGAATTACTCACTCTTCAGGCAAAAAATCTTGATAAAGTGGAATTTGATAAGCAAAAATCTGTATTAGCAGATCGTTTTTCAGAAAAAATAGACCAGAGAATCGAAGAGTTGGGATTTGATTTGGATGGAGTCATTCAGAAGCAGGTAAGATATTCATTGCTGAATTCGGATGTAACTTCCAATGAAGAATTAAAAGAAAAGCTGTTGAAGAAATTCAGGCCTACAAAAAACTTTACAGGATATATTTCCTATGGAATCATGAACCTTACCAACAGCGAAGCGGACAATGCTTTAGATAAAAATTTAGGATATGCCGGAAATTTTGAATTTGGATTGAAATTTAATTACCAGTTCAGCAGAACGAGTCCATGGGGATTGATTTCTGGTATCGGTTTCTCATGGAGAACATTGAGTCTTGATAATAATATGTTTGTTGCCAAAGATGCTAACTCCAATATTTATCTGGCCAATTATGAAAAAGGGCTGAGCAAGAGTAAACTGAGAACAGGATATATTATGGTTCCGCTGGGAATTCAGTATAATTTCTCTAAGTTAAAAAATGCAGGAATGGACATTCAGTACAGGGATTACCAGAAAGGATTTAAAGTGGGAGCCAATGTTTATGGAGGGGTGAGAATGTCAACCAATAACATTATGAAAGGAGAAGGAATCAGTGACAGAGACAGAAGCAATTATCAGGTAAGTCCTTTTATTTACGGAGGACAGTTTACTGTCTCTTATAATGATTTCAGTATTTTCGTTAAAAAAGATTTCGGAAACTTCTTTAAAAACGGAAACTTTGAAAATGATAAAGCGTTAGTTTTCGGAGCGGCACTTTGGTGGTAA
- the fumC gene encoding class II fumarate hydratase — MNYRIEKDTMGEVQVPADKFWGAQTERSRNNFKIGPEGSMPHEIIEAFAYLKKAAAYANTDLGVLPAEKRDMIAKVCEEILEGTLNDQFPLVIWQTGSGTQSNMNVNEVISNRAHVNNGGTLGEKSEIHPNDDVNKSQSSNDTYPTAMHIAAYKKVIETTIPAVEKLRDTLAQKSEAFKDVVKIGRTHLMDATPLTLGQEFSGYVAQLNFGIKALKNTLPHLSELALGGTAVGTGLNTPQGYDVKVAEYISKFTNLPFVTAENKFEALAAHDAIVESHGALKQLAVSLYKIAQDIRLLASGPRSGIGEIHIPENEPGSSIMPGKVNPTQNEAMTMVCAQVLGNDTTISFAGTQGNYELNVFKPVMAFNFLQSAQLIADACISFNDHCAVGIEPNHERIKELVDKSLMLVTALNTHIGYENAAKIAKTAHKNGTTLKEEAINLGLLTAEQFDEWVKPEDMVGSLK; from the coding sequence ATGAATTACAGAATAGAAAAAGACACCATGGGTGAAGTGCAGGTTCCTGCAGATAAGTTTTGGGGTGCACAAACCGAAAGATCAAGAAATAATTTCAAAATAGGACCCGAAGGCTCTATGCCCCACGAAATTATTGAAGCTTTTGCCTATTTAAAAAAAGCAGCAGCATATGCCAACACCGATTTAGGAGTTCTACCTGCAGAAAAAAGAGATATGATTGCTAAAGTTTGCGAAGAAATCCTGGAAGGAACATTGAATGATCAGTTCCCACTGGTGATCTGGCAAACAGGATCAGGAACACAGTCTAATATGAATGTAAATGAAGTGATCTCTAACAGAGCTCATGTAAACAATGGGGGAACCTTAGGAGAAAAATCGGAAATTCATCCCAATGATGATGTTAATAAGTCTCAGTCTTCTAATGATACTTACCCGACAGCCATGCATATCGCAGCTTATAAAAAAGTAATTGAAACAACAATTCCGGCAGTTGAAAAATTAAGAGATACTTTAGCTCAAAAATCGGAAGCTTTTAAAGATGTGGTTAAAATCGGAAGAACACATTTGATGGATGCAACCCCTTTAACTCTAGGACAGGAATTTTCAGGATATGTTGCTCAGTTAAATTTCGGAATCAAAGCATTAAAAAACACCTTACCTCATCTTTCTGAGCTCGCTTTGGGTGGAACTGCAGTGGGAACAGGATTAAATACACCTCAAGGTTATGATGTAAAAGTTGCCGAATATATTTCAAAGTTCACAAATCTTCCTTTTGTAACGGCTGAAAATAAATTTGAAGCTTTAGCTGCTCATGATGCCATTGTAGAGTCTCATGGCGCATTAAAACAATTGGCGGTTTCTTTATATAAAATTGCTCAGGACATCAGATTACTGGCTTCCGGACCACGTTCGGGAATAGGAGAGATTCACATCCCTGAAAACGAACCGGGCTCATCAATCATGCCTGGAAAAGTAAATCCAACCCAGAATGAAGCGATGACAATGGTTTGTGCACAAGTTTTAGGAAATGACACAACCATTTCTTTTGCAGGAACTCAGGGAAATTACGAACTGAATGTTTTCAAACCGGTAATGGCCTTCAATTTCTTACAATCTGCACAGCTAATTGCTGATGCATGTATTTCATTTAATGATCATTGCGCAGTGGGAATTGAGCCTAATCACGAAAGAATCAAAGAACTGGTAGATAAATCTTTGATGCTAGTTACGGCTTTGAACACCCATATTGGCTATGAAAATGCTGCAAAAATTGCAAAGACAGCTCATAAGAACGGTACGACCTTAAAAGAAGAGGCCATTAATTTAGGACTTTTAACTGCCGAACAATTCGATGAATGGGTAAAGCCAGAAGATATGGTAGGTAGCCTAAAGTAA
- a CDS encoding fumarate hydratase — translation MEFRYQDPYPIQKDDTVYKKLTSDYVKVEKLGDREILTVDPKGLELLAEEAMADVSFMLRSSHLESLRRIIDDPEATDNDRFVAYNLLQNAAVAVEGALPSCQDTGTAIVMGKKGENVYTGVDDGEYLSKGIYNTYQKRNLRYSQVVPLTMFDEKNSGSNLPAQIDIYAKKGDYYEFLFLTKGGGSANKTFLYQKTKSLLNEKSLEEFIKEKISDLGTAACPPYHLALVIGGTSAEANLAAVKKASAKYYDNLPTEGNEAGQAFRDLEWEAKVQKICQESAIGAQFGGKYLTHDVRVIRLPRHAASCPVGMGVSCSADRNIKGKITKEGIFLEQLEQDPKRFLPDTPPHLEEAVEINLNKPMPEILAELSKYPIKTRLKLNGTLIVARDIAHAKIKEIIDSGKPMPEYFKNHPIYYAGPAKTPEGMASGSFGPTTAGRMDVYVDEFQSHGGSMIMLAKGNRSKDVTDACGKYGGFYLGSIGGPAAILAKDNILSVEVVDFPELGMEAVRKIEVKDFPAFIITDDKGNDFFAALAH, via the coding sequence ATGGAATTTAGATATCAGGATCCGTATCCGATTCAGAAAGATGATACGGTGTACAAGAAGCTTACTTCAGACTATGTAAAAGTTGAAAAATTAGGAGACAGAGAAATTTTGACGGTAGATCCAAAGGGTCTTGAACTATTGGCTGAGGAAGCTATGGCAGACGTTTCTTTCATGCTTCGTTCTTCACATTTAGAAAGTTTGAGAAGAATTATTGATGATCCTGAAGCTACAGATAACGACAGATTCGTTGCTTATAATTTATTACAAAATGCTGCGGTTGCGGTAGAAGGTGCTTTACCGTCTTGCCAGGATACAGGAACGGCAATTGTAATGGGTAAAAAAGGAGAAAATGTATATACGGGAGTTGATGACGGAGAATATTTAAGCAAAGGAATTTACAATACCTATCAAAAAAGAAACTTAAGATATTCTCAGGTTGTTCCTTTAACGATGTTTGATGAGAAAAATTCAGGTTCCAATCTTCCTGCGCAGATTGATATCTATGCTAAAAAAGGAGATTATTACGAGTTTTTATTCTTAACAAAAGGAGGTGGTTCTGCCAACAAAACGTTCCTTTATCAAAAGACAAAATCTTTATTGAACGAAAAGTCTCTTGAAGAATTTATCAAAGAAAAAATTTCAGATTTGGGAACAGCAGCTTGCCCGCCTTATCACTTGGCTTTGGTGATCGGTGGAACTTCTGCCGAAGCGAATTTGGCTGCAGTGAAAAAAGCATCTGCAAAATATTATGATAATCTTCCGACAGAAGGAAATGAAGCAGGTCAGGCTTTCAGAGACCTGGAGTGGGAAGCGAAAGTTCAGAAGATCTGCCAGGAAAGTGCTATTGGAGCACAGTTTGGGGGGAAATATCTTACTCACGATGTAAGAGTGATCAGACTTCCTCGTCACGCGGCTTCTTGCCCTGTAGGAATGGGGGTTTCTTGTTCAGCGGACAGAAATATTAAAGGAAAAATTACCAAAGAAGGAATTTTCTTGGAACAATTGGAACAAGATCCGAAAAGATTTTTGCCGGATACCCCACCACACCTGGAAGAAGCAGTGGAGATTAATTTAAATAAACCAATGCCTGAAATTTTAGCAGAGCTTTCAAAATATCCGATCAAGACAAGATTAAAATTAAACGGGACTTTAATTGTAGCGAGAGATATTGCTCATGCAAAAATCAAAGAGATTATTGACAGTGGTAAGCCGATGCCTGAATATTTCAAAAATCACCCGATTTATTACGCAGGACCGGCAAAAACTCCGGAAGGAATGGCTTCAGGAAGTTTCGGACCTACAACTGCAGGAAGAATGGATGTGTATGTGGATGAATTCCAAAGCCATGGCGGAAGTATGATCATGTTGGCAAAAGGAAACAGAAGCAAAGATGTAACCGATGCCTGTGGTAAATATGGAGGTTTCTATTTAGGATCGATCGGAGGTCCGGCTGCAATTTTGGCAAAAGACAATATTCTGTCTGTTGAGGTTGTAGATTTCCCTGAATTAGGAATGGAAGCGGTAAGAAAAATTGAAGTAAAAGACTTCCCAGCATTCATTATTACAGATGATAAAGGAAATGATTTCTTTGCGGCATTAGCCCATTAA
- a CDS encoding serine hydrolase domain-containing protein: MKNILLAFLLSLTVFDLSFAQNNTKIDSIIQTEFKDQNAPGGVFLVSRKGKIIYEKAFGKANLELNVDMRPNNVFQIGSMTKQFTAVSILILESQGKLSVNDPVAKYIPDYPSGNSITIHHLLTHTSGIKDFTKMKSISDIAQKEMSPKMMVDFFKNEPVDFKPGEKFDYNNSGYVLLGYLIELISGEKYEDFIKKNIFDKAGMNNSFYASDRKIIKNRAFGYHQKSDGYVNKTIINFSVPFASGSLMSTVQDMLKWQDAINRNLILDAEYTKKAFTKYKLNNGDEFNYGYGWHLKDIDGIATREHGGSIFGFKSMGVYIPSEDIYVIGFSNCDCHSPTQITRDIARFVLNSSKVNRDILKTSLKLK, translated from the coding sequence ATGAAAAATATTTTACTTGCATTTCTTCTTAGCTTAACTGTCTTTGATTTGTCCTTTGCTCAAAATAACACAAAGATTGACAGCATAATACAAACAGAATTTAAAGATCAAAATGCTCCGGGCGGAGTTTTCCTTGTTTCCCGGAAGGGGAAAATTATTTACGAGAAAGCTTTTGGAAAAGCTAATTTGGAATTGAATGTTGACATGAGGCCAAATAATGTTTTCCAGATTGGCTCTATGACTAAACAGTTTACAGCAGTTTCTATCTTAATTCTTGAATCTCAGGGAAAATTAAGCGTAAATGACCCCGTTGCTAAATATATTCCTGATTATCCTTCGGGAAATTCTATTACTATTCATCATTTATTGACGCACACCTCAGGAATTAAGGATTTTACAAAAATGAAATCAATTTCCGATATTGCCCAAAAAGAAATGTCTCCCAAAATGATGGTGGACTTCTTTAAAAATGAACCTGTTGATTTTAAGCCGGGAGAAAAGTTCGATTATAATAATTCAGGATATGTTTTGCTTGGATATTTAATTGAATTGATTTCTGGTGAAAAATATGAAGATTTTATCAAAAAAAATATCTTTGATAAAGCTGGAATGAACAATTCGTTTTATGCTTCCGATAGAAAAATAATAAAAAACAGAGCTTTTGGGTATCACCAAAAAAGCGATGGTTATGTGAATAAAACAATAATTAATTTCAGCGTTCCTTTTGCTTCAGGATCTTTAATGTCTACAGTTCAGGATATGCTGAAATGGCAAGACGCAATCAATAGAAATCTTATTCTTGATGCTGAATACACTAAAAAAGCTTTTACAAAATATAAACTTAACAACGGGGATGAATTCAATTATGGGTATGGATGGCATTTGAAAGATATTGATGGAATTGCCACGCGAGAGCATGGTGGAAGTATTTTTGGCTTCAAATCTATGGGAGTTTATATTCCAAGTGAAGATATTTATGTTATAGGCTTCAGCAATTGTGATTGCCATTCGCCGACACAGATAACGAGAGATATTGCAAGATTTGTTTTAAATAGTTCAAAAGTAAACAGAGATATACTAAAGACTAGTTTAAAATTAAAATAA
- a CDS encoding helix-turn-helix domain-containing protein, with protein sequence MKNTIKEGQIYYSEEISILLYTNSNKEKCLKSSFVEGKSSFNLLFMLSPNINLEAQDCGTQFSFKENQYILHYSSQESKAKLWTENQELLKYLQIQITYQYIFNLFNPQKSKESSDVLEQMTKNNFIFLHKQTPPLMTVEMHIILKEIIEYSKKGMIQKLFIEAKIIKLLILIFEQFTEKDDTENSSKLHIRIKKYIDENYHKSLKINKLSQELGINENKIRKEFKEHYHSTIIDYVCELRMLKAKKLIIDKNIMIKEIAIDCGYDYVQNFSRAFKKKFGISPEKLRNG encoded by the coding sequence ATGAAGAATACTATTAAGGAGGGGCAAATATATTATTCAGAGGAAATCTCTATTCTCCTTTATACCAATTCAAATAAGGAAAAGTGCCTTAAATCTAGTTTTGTGGAAGGAAAGTCGAGTTTTAATCTTCTTTTTATGCTGAGTCCAAATATTAATTTAGAGGCTCAGGACTGCGGAACTCAATTTTCATTCAAAGAAAATCAATACATTCTGCACTATTCTTCACAAGAGAGTAAAGCAAAGCTTTGGACAGAGAACCAGGAACTTTTAAAGTACTTGCAGATTCAAATCACATATCAGTATATTTTTAATCTTTTCAACCCTCAAAAAAGTAAAGAAAGTTCAGATGTACTTGAACAAATGACAAAAAATAATTTCATTTTCCTACATAAGCAGACTCCTCCATTAATGACGGTAGAAATGCATATTATTCTTAAAGAGATCATTGAATATTCAAAAAAAGGAATGATACAGAAACTATTTATAGAGGCAAAAATTATTAAACTTTTGATTTTAATTTTTGAGCAGTTTACTGAAAAAGATGATACTGAAAATTCGTCTAAGCTTCACATCCGCATAAAAAAATATATTGATGAGAATTACCATAAAAGTCTGAAGATAAATAAACTAAGCCAGGAACTTGGAATTAATGAAAATAAAATCAGGAAAGAGTTTAAAGAGCATTATCATTCAACCATTATAGATTATGTTTGCGAGCTTAGAATGCTGAAGGCAAAAAAGCTTATCATTGATAAAAACATTATGATCAAAGAAATAGCAATAGACTGCGGATATGATTATGTACAGAATTTCTCCAGAGCGTTTAAAAAGAAGTTTGGGATATCTCCAGAAAAACTCAGAAATGGATAA
- a CDS encoding T9SS type A sorting domain-containing protein, with protein sequence MFKNLYLVVTRIRLGLGMLSIAAGVLSAQQWQDVGTPGNLSSGTSGYNNLTIDAQGNYYVSYYDVALGKGSVQKFNGTSWSYVGGSAGITAGSATFSSLSVDTSGRLYYTNQWAYPNSGMEVRKFDGTSWSQLPNAFGATTNYQASAVAPNGDLFVYGSVDSGTVKRYVNGTWEQVGPTGIAGGVPYNAEMVIGTNGKVYVCQNSSGVKVFENSLTASSADAWTLVGGTSVGTTFTEGVNATSDIAIGADNKLYVVYSSNAANNRKLNVKKFNGTDWEQVGDANFGISNDLYNVAIAVTPAGKIYVVASGWAINGGKNTVYEYNAATNTWATFGGDFISDGTATYNDLQYDTVSNSLVVTYSQSGVRVKRISLTPACNNTDPGANPGDTGCVSFTYKGQQVSYTTVRGQDGKVWLQQNLGSTQVAASMTDTDSYGDLFQWGRWDDGHQGRNSSTVSMPSVNNPSGLTGVTSFIIGSGTSNYWWSANALTDKWSGENIAAITSEIGADPCKAIGQGWRLPTQADWTAALNAEGISNPATAFNSKLKLPAAGNRSPIDGSFTYAGQRGYYWSSDVSGSGGKYLYVGSTIANAASGGPRGQGQSLRCIKETSALGTSDIRHINLGIYPNPTKDILNIKVDSLIDVVNVTNMVGQRIHVQFSNNQINLQGFPNGLYIVEVKLKNGQTISKKVIKN encoded by the coding sequence ATGTTTAAAAATTTATACCTTGTAGTGACCAGGATTAGGTTGGGATTGGGAATGTTATCCATTGCAGCAGGAGTTTTATCTGCACAGCAATGGCAGGATGTAGGAACACCGGGAAATCTTTCTTCCGGTACATCAGGCTACAATAATTTGACAATTGATGCACAGGGGAATTATTATGTTTCCTATTATGACGTGGCGCTGGGAAAAGGCTCTGTTCAAAAATTTAATGGAACATCCTGGTCTTATGTTGGAGGTTCTGCGGGAATCACGGCAGGAAGTGCAACATTCAGTTCATTATCTGTAGATACTTCGGGAAGGTTATATTACACCAATCAATGGGCCTATCCGAATTCGGGAATGGAGGTTCGAAAATTTGACGGGACTTCATGGAGTCAGCTGCCTAATGCATTTGGTGCCACAACAAATTATCAGGCATCCGCAGTTGCCCCAAACGGGGATCTTTTTGTGTATGGTTCTGTAGATTCCGGAACGGTGAAACGATATGTAAACGGTACCTGGGAACAGGTGGGGCCAACAGGAATTGCAGGTGGAGTCCCTTATAATGCTGAAATGGTGATCGGAACTAACGGAAAAGTATATGTCTGCCAAAATTCATCAGGAGTAAAAGTATTTGAAAATTCTTTAACGGCTTCCTCAGCGGATGCTTGGACTTTAGTTGGAGGTACTTCAGTTGGAACTACCTTTACAGAAGGGGTGAATGCAACTTCGGATATTGCTATAGGAGCAGATAACAAACTCTATGTAGTCTATTCTTCCAATGCTGCAAATAACAGAAAGCTTAATGTGAAAAAATTCAATGGTACTGATTGGGAACAAGTAGGAGATGCGAATTTTGGAATTTCTAATGACCTTTATAATGTAGCAATTGCAGTAACACCTGCCGGAAAAATATATGTTGTAGCAAGTGGTTGGGCGATTAATGGTGGAAAAAATACCGTGTATGAATATAATGCTGCTACGAATACCTGGGCAACTTTTGGAGGTGATTTTATATCTGATGGTACCGCAACGTACAATGACTTGCAATATGATACGGTAAGTAATTCTTTAGTGGTTACTTATTCGCAAAGTGGTGTGAGAGTAAAGAGAATTTCTCTGACTCCGGCTTGTAACAATACAGATCCGGGAGCAAACCCGGGAGATACAGGTTGTGTAAGCTTCACCTACAAAGGACAACAGGTTTCTTATACCACGGTGAGAGGACAGGATGGAAAAGTCTGGCTTCAGCAGAATTTAGGAAGTACTCAGGTGGCTGCTTCAATGACGGATACAGATTCTTATGGAGATCTTTTCCAATGGGGGAGATGGGATGACGGTCACCAAGGGCGAAATTCTTCTACTGTTTCTATGCCTTCGGTTAATAATCCTTCTGGATTAACAGGGGTTACTTCATTTATTATCGGCTCAGGGACAAGTAATTATTGGTGGAGTGCCAATGCATTAACGGATAAATGGTCAGGCGAAAATATTGCTGCAATTACTTCAGAAATTGGAGCAGATCCATGTAAAGCAATTGGACAAGGCTGGAGATTACCAACTCAGGCAGATTGGACGGCAGCTTTGAATGCAGAAGGTATTTCAAATCCTGCTACTGCATTTAACAGCAAGCTTAAACTTCCTGCAGCTGGTAACAGAAGCCCTATTGATGGCTCTTTTACTTATGCAGGGCAAAGAGGATATTACTGGAGTTCTGATGTGTCAGGTTCAGGAGGGAAGTATCTTTATGTAGGTTCAACGATTGCAAATGCGGCTTCAGGAGGGCCCAGAGGACAAGGTCAGTCACTAAGATGTATTAAGGAAACTTCTGCGCTGGGAACATCAGATATCAGACATATAAATCTTGGGATTTATCCGAATCCTACAAAAGATATTCTGAATATTAAAGTTGATTCATTAATTGATGTTGTAAATGTTACCAATATGGTAGGACAAAGAATACATGTTCAGTTCTCCAATAATCAGATCAATCTGCAGGGCTTTCCAAACGGATTGTACATTGTAGAGGTAAAGCTGAAAAACGGACAGACAATTTCTAAAAAAGTGATTAAAAACTAA